Proteins from one Salarias fasciatus chromosome 14, fSalaFa1.1, whole genome shotgun sequence genomic window:
- the LOC115399998 gene encoding extracellular calcium-sensing receptor-like, with amino-acid sequence MPDLNSTYRPPPVKCNGFDPRAFRWAQTMRLAVEEINQSPELLPNHTLGYKIFDSCAYPLTGQRAALAVLNGISEEDSPTCDGASPLLAVVGESGSAQSIVVSRILRPFRIPMISYFSSCACFTDRRKFPTFFRVIPNDDYQVKAIAQLLFRFNWTWVGLIRGDHEYGRFAVQGLIRELQGTPVCVAYQEMIPLLYNRKKALEIMQVMRSSMAKVVVVFSAEGEMTPFLRDYMEENITGIQWVASEAWVTASVFTGSEYDPYLGGTIGFGIRKGHISRLSDYLQTVNPRVYPDNVLVEELWEALYGCSPSKSARSQFPPCSGQESLLEQHSAYMNTTSPRVAYNVYKAVYAVAHSLHNLLLCEAGSGPFQNNSCAQSNNIFPWQLQYYLQEVTFNIGEEEVNFDLKGDSIPYYDIINWQRGSGGNIEFINVGLFDGTKPAGEELVVQGDRIKWAGHQSEVPLSVCSASCLPGYRKAVRRGEPVCCFDCVPCDSGKISNQTNSVDCTVCPEDFWSNDDRTSCIPKKVEFLAYDTLGIILTVISVVGACLTIAVFTVFFYHRNTAIVRVNNSELSFFILFALTLCFLCCLVFIGEPTFWSCMLRHTAFSITFSLCISCILGKTLVVLAAFTATRPGDNIMKWLGPKQQRGIIFSSTLVQVVICAAWLIDAPPYPSRNTKYERSKIILECSVGSSLAFWCVLGYIGLQACLCFVLAFLARKLPGNFNEARFITFSMLIFCAVWLAFIPAYISSPGNYADAVESFAILASSFGLLFCLFAPKCYIILLKPEKNTKQHLMGKEKK; translated from the exons ATGCCAGACCTTAACTCTACCTACAGACCACCTCCAGTGAAATGCAATGG ATTTGATCCTCGAGCTTTCCGCTGGGCTCAAACCATGAGGCTGGCAGTGGAGGAGATAAACCAGAGTCCAGAGCTTCTACCCAATCACACTCTGGGGTATAAAATTTTTGATTCATGTGCATATCCACTGACCggccagagagctgctctggctGTGCTGAACGGGATCAGTGAGGAAGACTCTCCGACGTGTGACGGTGCGTCTCCACTCCTCGCTGTAGTCGGAGAATCTGGATCCGCTCAGTCCATTGTGGTGTCACGGATCCTGCGGCCGTTCAGGATCCCCATG ATCAGCTACTTCTCCTCATGCGCATGTTTCACTGACAGAAGGAAATTTCCAACTTTCTTTAGAGTAATTCCTAATGATGACTATCAG GTAAAAGCTATCGCTCAGCTGCTGTTTCGCTTTAACTGGACTTGGGTAGGGTTGATCCGAGGAGACCATGAATACGGCCGCTTTGCTGTGCAAGGTTTAATCAGGGAGTTACAGGGTACCCCGGTGTGTGTGGCGTACCAAGAAATGATCCCACTACTTTACAACCGGAAGAAAGCTCTGGAGATCATGCag GTGATGCGAAGCTCAATGGCTAAAGTGGTGGTGGTATTCTCTGCTGAGGGAGAAATGACGCCCTTCTTGAGAGATTACATGGAGGAGAACATCACTGGGATCCAGTGGGTGGCAAGTGAGGCTTGGGTCACTGCATCTGTCTTTACAGGCAGCGAGTATGACCCCTACTTGGGAGGCACCATTGGTTTTGGAATAAGGAAAGGTCACATCTCCAGACTCAGCGACTACCTGCAGACGGTAAACCCTCGGGTGTATCCCGATAATGTCCTGGTGGAAGAATTGTGGGAGGCTCTTTATGGCTGCAGTCCCTCAAAATCCGCACGATCACAGTTTCCGCCCTGCTCAGGACAGGAGTCACTCCTGGAGCAGCATTCAGCCTACATGAATACTACAAGTCCACGAGTGGCCTATAATGTGTATAAGGCTGTGTATGCAGTGGCTCATTCTCTGCACAACCTTCTTCTCTGTGAAGCGGGCAGTGGGCCTTTCCAAAACAACTCATGTGCTCAAAGCAACAACATATTCCCATGGCAG CTCCAGTACTACCTCCAGGAAGTGACATTTAACATTGGCGAAGAGGAGGTGAACTTTGACTTGAAAGGCGACTCCATCCCCTATTATGACATTATAAACTGGCAGAGGGGCTCAGGTGGAAACATTGAGTTCATCAACGTGGGGTTGTTTGATGGAACCAAACCTGCCGGTGAGGAGCTGGTGGTCCAAGGCGACAGGATAAAGTGGGCAGGGCATCAGAGTGAG GTGCCGCTGTCTGTGTGCAGTGCCAGCTGTCTTCCAGGGTACCGGAAGGCTGTCCGTCGTGGGGAGCCTGTTTGCTGCTTTGACTGTGTACCATGTGACAGTGGCAAAATTAGCAATCAGACAA ACTCAGTAGACTGCACCGTTTGTCCAGAGGACTTCTGGTCCAACGACGACCGGACATCCTGCATTCCCAAGAAGGTGGAGTTCTTAGCCTATGACACACTGGGGATCATCCTGACAGTCATCTCTGTGGTGGGCGCCTGTCTCACCATAGCTGTTTTCACAGTGTTCTTCTACCACAGAAACACAGCCATAGTCCGCGTGAATAATTCAGAGCTCAGCTTCTTCATCCTCTTCGCGCTgacactgtgttttctttgctgtcTCGTTTTCATCGGGGAGCCAACGTTTTGGTCCTGCATGCTCCGCCATACTGCCTTTAGCATCACATTTTCTCTTTGCATCTCATGCATCCTGGGGAAGACGCTGGTGGTGTTGGCTGCTTTCACTGCCACCAGGCCGGGGGACAACATAATGAAGTGGCTGGGCCCTAAGCAGCAGCGGGGTATCATTTTCAGCAGCACTCTGGTTCAAGTAGTAATCTGTGCCGCTTGGCTAATCGATGCTCCCCCTTATCCATccagaaacacaaaatatgaACGATCCAAGATCATACTGGAGTGCAGTGTGGGATCCAGCCTGGCATTCTGGTGTGTTTTGGGCTATATTGGTCTTCAGGCCTGCCTCTGCTTTGTGTTGGCATTTCTGGCCAGGAAGTTACCAGGGAATTTCAACGAGGCCAGATTCATAACTTTTAGCATGCTGATCTTCTGCGCTGTGTGGCTGGCTTTCATCCCTGCTTATATCAGCTCCCCTGGAAATTATGCAGATGCAGTGGAGTCATTTGCAATTCTGGCTTCCAGCTTTGGCCTCTTGTTCTGTCTGTTTGCTCCAAAGTGTTACATTATTTTACTGAAGCctgagaaaaatacaaaacaacatttaatgggaaaagagaagaagtaG
- the LOC115399996 gene encoding extracellular calcium-sensing receptor-like, producing the protein MALLAAVLLLLLSLIRSRSDSAAAVDDCVFLGHEDRNSLYEDGDVVIGGLFPIHYSPVAYLATFKTKPTPFMYKYFRSRALRWVQTMIFAIKEINRRSDFLPLLKLGFHIRDSCDDIPVSLRASMLLVNGQPQRGISAESCAAVNRTVSPVIIGDAASGVSMALLRSLGSFQIPLVSYFASCSCLSNQREFPSFMRTMPSDAFQIRALARLVSYFSWTWVGIIGVESDYARFAIQLFLQESTRYGVCAAYTHLYPVVLSQQALNELVDIIQASSSKVIINFCSESEMLVILEEIQYRNITGLQWIASEAWSTGKSLWEKSGDILTGTLGFAIQRAEKIPGLKQHLTNLKPSHIRKTAFFAEFWEELFQCRLNGSVNTHSHGAVNYFDREMCKGTEDLNSVYSPYADVTQLRVSYNVYKAVYLVAHALQDMSNCKSGEGPFFNGSCADMKSFKHWQLIHYMKQANFSVLGENISFDQNGDPIAYYDLLNWQKMPDGSLHLVKVGFYDASMAAGRSLVINDSAIRWPAGKAVQSVCSDSCPPGSRVVRRKGEPICCYDCVPCTEGQVSNVTDSLECSHCSEDTWPNEAREVCIPKTIEYLSYHEIMGILLCAASVLGASISVLIIAIFFKYKDTPLVRANNMELSFFLLVFLTICFLVGLLFIGEPSDWLCRIRYPAFGISFALCISCLLAKTTVVLMAFRSMLPGRNVMKWFGVNQQRASVLLGTLIQVIICVIWLLTSPPHANSNTGYHSAMIIAECATGSEVGFWCVLGYIGILACMCLLIAFLARKLPDNFNEAKFITFSMLIFFAVWITFIPVYVSTVGKYIVAVHIFAILASAFGLLLCIFAPKCYIILLKPEKNNRKSMMQR; encoded by the exons ATGGCACTGCTGGCTGCTGTGCTTTTGCTGTTACTCTCTCTCATTAGGAGCAGATCTGATTCTGCCGCTGCTGTGGATGACTGTGTTTTCTTGGGGCACGAGGATAGAAACAGTCTGTATGAAGATGGAGATGTTGTTATTGGGGGCTTATTTCCTATTCACTACAGTCCTGTGGCTTATCTTGCAACGTTTAAGACAAAGCCAACACCATTTATGTATAAGTA TTTCAGGTCACGTGCCTTGCGTTGGGTGCAGACAATGATTTTTGCAATCAAAGAGATCAACCGGCGCAGCGACTTCCTCCCACTGCTCAAACTCGGCTTCCACATCCGTGACAGCTGTGATGATATACCTGTGTCTCTCAGAGCATCTATGTTGCTAGTAAATGGCCAGCCACAGAGAGGCATCAGTGCAGAGA GCTGTGCAGCCGTCAACAGGACTGTGTCCCCTGTAATAATAGGAGATGCAGCCTCTGGTGTGTCTATGGCTCTGCTCCGAAGCCTCGGCTCTTTCCAGATCCCCCTG GTGAGCTATTTTGCATCGTGCAGCTGTCTGAGTAACCAAAGGGAGTTTCCCAGCTTTATGCGCACAATGCCCAGTGATGCATTCCAGATCAGAGCCCTGGCTCGGCTGGTGAGCTACTTCAGCTGGACCTGGGTGGGAATCATCGGCGTTGAATCAGATTATGCACGCTTTGCgattcagctctttcttcaggAGTCGACACGCTATGGCGTGTGCGCTGCCTACACTCACCTCTATCCAGTAGTGCTCAGTCAGCAAGCTTTGAATGAGCTTGTGGATATTATCCAG GCTTCATCCTCAAAGGTCATCATTAACTTCTGCAGTGAGTCAGAGATGCTGGTCATTCTGGAGGAGATCCAGTACAGGAATATAACAGGCCTTCAGTGGATCGCCAGTGAAGCCTGGTCTACTGGCAAGTCTCTCTGGGAAAAGTCTGGGGATATTTTGACAGGCACACTCGGATTTGCCATCCAAAGAGCTGAAAAAATCCCAGGGCTGAAGCAACATCTCACCAATTTGAAGCCTTCTCACATCCGTAAAACAGCGTTCTTTGCAGAATTTTGGGAGGAGTTGTTCCAGTGTCGATTAAATGGCTCTGTGAACACTCACTCTCATGGAGCTGTAAACTATTTTGATAGAGAGATGTGTAAAGGAACAGAGGATTTAAATTCTGTTTACTCGCCTTATGCCGATGTGACACAGCTAAGAGTGTCTTATAACGTGTACAAGGCCGTGTATCTGGTGGCTCATGCCTTGCAAGATATGAGTAATTGTAAATCTGGAGAGGGGCCGTTTTTTAATGGAAGCTGTGCCGACATGAAGAGTTTTAAACATTGGCAG ctcaTCCACTATATGAAGCAAGCTAATTTTTCTGTCCTGGGAGAAAACATCAGCTTTGACCAAAACGGTGACCCGATTGCCTATTATGACCTGTTGAACTGGCAGAAGATGCCCGATGGTTCTCTTCATTTGGTTAAAGTGGGTTTCTATGACGCTTCCATGGCTGCTGGACGCAGTCTGGTCATCAATGACTCTGCAATCCGGTGGCCTGCAGGAAAG GCTGTCCAGTCCGTTTGCAGTGACAGTTGTCCTCCAGGCTCCCGTGTCGTGCGGAGGAAAGGGGAACCCATTTGCTGTTATGACTGTGTCCCGTGCACTGAAGGACAAGTTAGTAATGTGACTG ATTCTTTGGAGTGCTCTCACTGTTCAGAGGACACATGGCCCAATGAAGCCAGAGAAGTCTGCATCCCAAAAACTATTGAGTATCTGTCATATCATGAGATCATGGGTATTCTACTGTGTGCTGCATCTGTCCTTGGTGCTTCTATATCCGTTCTTATCATTGCAATATTCTTCAAGTACAAAGACACTCCACTGGTCCGGGCCAACAACATGGAACTGAGCTTCTTTCTCTTGGTGTTCCTTACAATCTGTTTTCTTGTTGGCTTGTTGTTCATTGGTGAGCCTTCAGACTGGCTTTGTCGTATCAGGTACCCGGCTTTCGGGATCAGTTTTGCGCTCTGCATTTCATGTCTCTTGGCCAAGACAACAGTGGTCCTGATGGCTTTTCGGTCTATGCTACCAGGGCGAAATGTCATGAAGTGGTTTGGAGTCAACCAGCAAAGGGCCAGTGTGCTTTTAGGAACACTGatccag GTAATCATCTGCGTGATATGGTTGCTCACCAGTCCCCCTCACGCTAACAGCAATACAGGCTACCACAGTGCTATGATAATCGCTGAGTGCGCTACTGGCTCAGAGGTTGGTTTCTGGTGTGTTCTTGGATACATCGGCATCCTGGCCTGCATGTGCTTGCTGATTGCTTTTCTGGCTCGAAAGCTGCCTGACAACTTTAATGAGGCAAAGTTCATCACCTTCAGTATGTTAATATTCTTCGCTGTGTGGATTACTTTCATTCCTGTTTATGTGAGCACAGTGGGAAAATACATTGTGGCTGTCCATATTTTTGCTATCTTAGCCTCAGCTTTTGGGCttcttctttgcatttttgctcCAAAGTGCTACATCATACTTctgaaaccagaaaaaaacaatagaaaaagcATGATGCAACGTTGA
- the LOC115399997 gene encoding extracellular calcium-sensing receptor-like has translation MIGGIFPVFNKEIHTSPSFKREPQKVNCAGLDLRVFRWTQVMIFAIEEINKDSALLPNVTLGYRILDSCASPTNTLRAALTLAGGSEEADRVTCPPAISALIAESGSTQSLAVAGTLGPFQMPIVSYFSTCACLSNRDKYPSFFRTIPSDYFQAKALAALIRHFGWQWIGAIQSDNDYGRNGILAFTEEVKRFGVCVAFVGTILRTDSLDKILSVVEMIKESTVKVILAFVPEGDLYPLMREVVKQNITGIQWIASEAWITAARPSTPEMYRAFGGSLGFVVQKMEIPNLKPFLTAINPYADPNAAFVKDFWEIMVTDQLQKVNFRNQFGDDVFFDENGDPPASYDLINWQLINGQVPTALCSDICPVGTRKAQIKGKPTCCFDCIPCADGTIANTTGASDCTPCPQEYWSNERKNECVPKTIEFLTYHEPLGIAITVVSLLGALLSLATTVLFIHYRETPIIKASNTELSCFLLFSLFLCFLCPLTFIGRPTVLTCMLRHTAFGVTFAFCNSCVLGKTIVVVTAFKASVPGSKLAGKFGPAQQRIIVCSCTLIQILICVLWLKLNPPFPDMVFRYSNKKIVLECNPGSEAAFYSVLGYIGILAIICLALAFLARKLPDNFNEAKFITFSMLIFCAVWITFIPAYISSPGKFTVAVETFAILSSAFGLFVSIFAPKCYIILWKPEKNTKKHVMGNRKL, from the exons ATGATAGGGGGGATTTTCCCTGTTTTCAACAAAGAGATACACACCTCTCCTTCCTTCAAGAGGGAGCCTCAGAAAGTTAACTGTGCAGG acTTGACCTGCGTGTTTTTCGATGGACTCAAGTCATGATATTTGCCATTGAAGAAATCAACAAAGACTCTGCCCTTCTACCAAACGTAACACTTGGATACAGGATCCTTGACTCATGTGCCTCTCCTACTAACACTTTGCGTGCTGCACTGACACTGGCTGGTGGATCAGAAGAGGCAGACAGGGTGACTTGTCCACCAGCTATATCCGCTCTCATTGCAGAGTCAGGATCAACTCAATCCTTAGCTGTGGCTGGAACTCTGGGACCATTTCAAATGCCAATA gtGAGTTACTTCTCTACGTGTGCCTGTCTGAGTAACAGGGACAAATATCCTTCTTTTTTCCGGACTATCCCCAGTGACTACTTTCAGGCAAAAGCTCTGGCAGCTCTGATCAGACATTTCGGCTGGCAGTGGATCGGTGCCATACAGTCAGACAATGATTACGGGCGAAACGGGATTCTGGCTTTTACTGAAGAGGTTAAAAGGTTTGGGGTCTGTGTGGCTTTTGTTGGAACCATTCTTCGAACAGATTCACTGGATAAAATCTTATCAGTTGTGGAAATGATCAAAGAGTCAACTGTCAAAGTAATTCTGGCTTTTGTTCCTGAGGGTGACCTTTACCCACTAATGAGAGAGGTGGTCAAACAGAATATTACGGGTATTCAGTGGATAGCGAGTGAGGCCTGGATAACAGCGGCTAGACCATCCACGCCTGAAATGTACCGAGCTTTTGGGGGATCGCTTGGATTTGTGGTGCAAAAGATGGAAATCCCAAATTTAAAACCTTTTCTTACAGCTATCAATCCTTATGCAGACCCAAATGCAGCTTTTGTTAAAGATTTCTGGGAGATTATG gtcACTGATCAACTCCAAAAAGTGAATTTCAGGAATCAGTTTGGGGATGATGTCTTTTTTGATGAGAATGGAGACCCCCCTGCTTCATATGACCTGATCAACTGGCAGCTGATAAATGGACAG GTACccactgctctctgctctgataTTTGTCCAGTAGGAACCAGAAAAGCTCAAATTAAGGGAAAACCCACTTGTTGTTTTGACTGTATACCATGTGCTGATGGAACTATAGCCAACACAACAG GTGCCTCAGACTGCACTCCCTGTCCACAGGAGTACTGGTCTAATGAGAGGAAAAATGAGTGTGTTCCTAAAACTATTGAGTTCCTGACATATCATGAACCTCTGGGAATAGCTATCACAGTAGTGTCCCTGCTTGGGGCCCTGCTGTCACTCGCCACAACTGTGCTCTTTATCCACTACAGGGAAACTCCCATCATAAAGGCCAGCAACACAGAGCTCAGCTGTTTCTtgctgttctctctctttctgtgtttcctgtgtcCGCTCACTTTCATTGGCAGACCGACAGTTCTGACCTGTATGCTGCGCCACACGGCTTTTGGTGTGACTTTTGCATTTTGTAACTCTTGTGTTTTGGGGAAAACTATTGTTGTTGTCACAGCATTTAAAGCCAGTGTTCCTGGAAGCAAATTAGCAGGAAAGTTTGGTCCCGCTCAGCAACGGATCATCGTGTGTTCCTGCACTTTGATCCAAATACTGATATGTGTTCTGTGGCTGAAGTTAAACCCACCCTTTCCTGATATGGTTTTCAGGTACAGTAACAAGAAGATCGTTTTAGAATGTAACCCGGGCTCCGAGGCTGCTTTCTACTCAGTTTTGGGCTACATAGGAATCCTTGCCATCATCTGCTTGGCTCTGGCTTTTCTCGCAAGAAAGTTACCTGACAACTTTAATGAAGCCAAATTCATCACATTCAGTATGCTGATATTCTGTGCTGTGTGGATCACCTTCATCCCTGCGTATATCAGCTCTCCTGGGAAGTTCACTGTCGCAGTGGAAACATTTGCGattttgtcttcagcatttGGATTATTCGTCAGCATCTTTGCACCTAAATGTTACATCATATTGTGGAAGccagagaaaaatacaaagaaacatGTCATGGGAAATAGAAAGTTATAA